One segment of Tamandua tetradactyla isolate mTamTet1 chromosome 13, mTamTet1.pri, whole genome shotgun sequence DNA contains the following:
- the DEPP1 gene encoding protein DEPP1 gives MRSRLLISMAHLPTIREISEERLPGGPMPEPPSSPSLDDYVRSICQLAQPTLALDTAQGGVCPGRPRRPARASGKSRLSVSLQDITACFSGQQPPLPGPGSADPLDWLFGESQEKQPSTKGPLWRTGPCADSQGLHRQMDTGKARGGPRVRLWEAKAPGHTLARPLQGGSPNSVRFSAFPHRTRTHSLLRTLNPHLPAIQEL, from the coding sequence ATGAGGTCCCGCCTCCTAATCTCCATGGCTCACCTGCCCACGATTCGAGAGATTTCAGAGGAGAGGCTGCCTGGGGGCCCCATGCCGGAGCCCCCGTCCTCCCCCAGCTTGGATGACTACGTGAGGTCCATTTGTCAGCTGGCACAGCCCACCTTGGCGCTGGACACGGCCCAGGGTGGTGTCTGCCCAGGCAGACCTCGCCGACCAGCCCGGGCCTCCGGGAAGAGCCGCCTGTCTGTGTCCCTGCAGGATATCACTGCCTGCTTCAGTGGCCAGCAGCCCCCACTGCCTGGGCCTGGCTCTGCGGATCCCCTGGACTGGCTTTTTGGGGAGTCCCAGGAAAAGCAGCCCAGTACAAAGGGCCCACTGTGGAGAACTGGCCCCTGTGCTGACTCCCAGGGTCTGCACAGACAGATGGACACTGGCAAGGCCAGGGGGGGCCCCAGGGTGAGGCTCTGGGAGGCCAAGGCACCTGGACACACTCTGGCAAGACCGCTGCAGGGCGGGTCCCCAAACTCTGTGCGGTTCTCAGCCTTCCCCCACAGAACGCGCACCCACAGCCTCCTTAGGACTCTGAACCCACACCTCCCGGCTATCCAGGAGCTCTGA